One genomic segment of Paenibacillus durus includes these proteins:
- a CDS encoding nitrogenase component 1, which yields MPRGNTNLFIEPDCEHNAQKNKGCASPKPGELTKGCAFQGSRAALLPISDAAHLVHGTPGCLENSRGMLEAGALGVPLSRFGFSTGLTEEDIVLGGEKKLIQAIDYIAESYNPPCLFVYATCITMLTMDNLDAICAEAEQKWNKPVIPVHHSGFFGSKNMGYRQAGEALFEKVIGTSELNEENKGLFNINLIGEYHFSGEGKEIEALLSRLGIRVVSRIAGQCSFQDLRCAHSAKVNMLVCSRSMITLARKMRESFGIPYFEGSFYGTREIRFSLQQLSFHFQDAQFDKRVQRYIRREEERVRKDIYLHYKSLQGKKVVLYTDGIESWAFISPLLELGIKIVGIGTNKNALEDLSRIMERTEQDTILVKESDENRILQLYREHKADLMIVSGRNAYVPLKEKLPFLDIDQERHGAYSGYMGLRRMAQDLVDVMEQPVWEMARRRSPWEGEPDEHHI from the coding sequence GTGCCAAGAGGAAATACTAACTTGTTCATTGAACCGGATTGCGAGCATAATGCTCAGAAGAACAAAGGCTGCGCGAGCCCTAAGCCGGGTGAGCTGACAAAGGGCTGCGCCTTTCAGGGCTCGCGAGCTGCGCTATTGCCTATTTCGGATGCCGCCCATCTGGTACACGGAACTCCCGGATGCCTGGAGAACAGCCGGGGAATGCTGGAGGCGGGAGCGCTCGGCGTTCCACTATCCAGGTTCGGCTTCTCCACCGGACTGACGGAAGAAGACATTGTGCTGGGCGGCGAGAAGAAGCTGATTCAAGCCATAGATTACATTGCTGAATCTTACAATCCTCCTTGCCTATTTGTCTATGCTACCTGCATCACCATGTTAACGATGGACAATCTGGACGCGATATGTGCGGAAGCAGAACAGAAATGGAATAAACCTGTTATTCCTGTTCATCACTCAGGATTCTTCGGCAGCAAAAATATGGGCTATAGACAGGCGGGCGAGGCGTTGTTCGAGAAGGTGATCGGCACCTCGGAATTGAATGAGGAGAACAAAGGCCTTTTTAATATCAATCTGATTGGAGAGTATCATTTCTCCGGCGAAGGCAAGGAAATCGAAGCCCTGTTATCGAGGCTCGGGATTCGGGTTGTGTCGCGTATCGCGGGACAATGCTCATTTCAGGACCTGCGCTGCGCCCATAGCGCCAAGGTTAACATGCTTGTGTGCAGCCGATCCATGATCACATTGGCACGCAAAATGCGCGAGAGCTTCGGCATTCCCTATTTTGAAGGGTCCTTTTACGGAACCAGAGAAATCAGGTTTTCGCTACAGCAGCTCTCCTTTCATTTTCAGGATGCCCAATTCGACAAGCGGGTGCAGCGTTATATCCGTAGAGAAGAGGAGCGGGTGCGCAAAGATATCTATCTACATTACAAGTCACTACAAGGAAAAAAAGTGGTGCTGTACACGGACGGAATAGAAAGCTGGGCATTTATTTCTCCCTTGCTGGAATTGGGGATAAAGATTGTTGGCATCGGGACGAATAAGAATGCCCTGGAAGATCTTTCGCGCATCATGGAAAGAACGGAGCAGGATACGATCCTAGTTAAAGAAAGCGACGAAAACCGGATTCTTCAGCTGTACCGGGAGCACAAAGCGGATTTGATGATTGTCAGCGGGCGCAATGCCTATGTACCACTTAAAGAAAAGCTTCCTTTTCTTGATATTGACCAGGAGCGGCACGGGGCGTATTCAGGCTATATGGGCCTTCGAAGAATGGCTCAGGATTTGGTCGACGTTATGGAGCAGCCGGTCTGGGAAATGGCACGCAGACGTTCGCCTTGGGAGGGAGAGCCTGATGAACACCATATCTGA
- a CDS encoding MoaF C-terminal domain-containing protein gives MIEHSKKPEYISVGELSVGFSEHSLAPTHELEGSEYTFYYEEGKITRLTFIDSEQVKWVIAVGGSEQSYVSFYNAVSPRPHWYFIDFIIEGGDEAKQSVSILLNLRSNIALVITGILPGAAEMQIPIIQRAKEALPLSSVTCSFEHASIDAPFTALTPRCEETTELIGKRIEFVYSSKDVYEHIYLNEKMYTWHCINGSEKGLCDTDRCFYYKLDDEFYLFVWMEKVIPTLGIVLEDLKAMRSYGKIYGYESHDAGTTANFPVGSYAKEKQS, from the coding sequence CATGAGTTGGAGGGCAGCGAATACACATTTTATTATGAAGAGGGAAAAATAACACGGCTAACTTTCATCGACAGCGAACAGGTGAAATGGGTGATAGCTGTCGGCGGTTCGGAGCAGAGCTATGTATCCTTTTACAACGCGGTAAGTCCAAGACCTCATTGGTATTTCATTGATTTCATTATTGAGGGTGGCGATGAGGCCAAGCAATCCGTATCCATCCTACTGAATTTACGCAGCAATATAGCCTTGGTCATCACAGGCATTCTTCCGGGTGCGGCAGAGATGCAGATACCTATCATTCAGCGGGCGAAGGAAGCGCTACCTCTGTCCTCAGTAACCTGCTCTTTTGAACACGCCTCAATCGATGCTCCGTTTACAGCGCTTACGCCGCGCTGCGAAGAGACAACCGAGCTAATAGGCAAAAGGATCGAGTTCGTATATAGCTCCAAGGATGTGTACGAGCATATTTATCTGAACGAGAAAATGTACACTTGGCATTGCATCAATGGCAGCGAAAAAGGATTATGCGATACGGACCGCTGCTTCTATTATAAGCTGGATGATGAATTCTACCTGTTTGTATGGATGGAGAAGGTTATTCCTACTCTGGGCATTGTGCTGGAGGATCTTAAGGCGATGCGGTCATACGGAAAAATATACGGGTACGAGTCCCATGATGCGGGAACAACCGCCAACTTTCCCGTCGGCTCGTATGCCAAAGAGAAACAGTCCTAG
- a CDS encoding ferredoxin: MGKYVVVKKDSCIACGSCGASAPDIFDFDDDGLAEVTYEGDNNRGVTLIAADLEEDLQDAVDSCPTSCIKTSAKAFA; the protein is encoded by the coding sequence ATGGGAAAATATGTAGTGGTTAAAAAGGATTCTTGCATTGCTTGCGGAAGCTGCGGTGCTTCGGCTCCGGATATTTTTGATTTCGACGATGACGGTTTGGCGGAAGTCACTTACGAAGGGGACAACAACCGCGGTGTGACGCTGATTGCAGCTGATTTAGAGGAAGATCTGCAGGATGCCGTCGACAGCTGTCCGACAAGCTGTATCAAGACATCGGCCAAAGCTTTTGCATAA
- a CDS encoding SDR family NAD(P)-dependent oxidoreductase — MELNLKGKTALVTGSTEGIGRAIAEALSKEGVSVLINGRNADKVSKVVQEIKELYPNANPQPAAADLGTESGCQELINRGFEIDILVNNLGIFKPAEYFEIPDEEWFKFFEVNIMSGVRLTRHYLQQMLHKDEGRVIFIASEAAIMPSQEMAHYSATKTMQLSLSRSLAELTTGTRVTVNTVMPGSTLTEGVETMLNSLYPNEGLSIEEAETKFMKENRPTSIIERLIRPEEIANFVTFLSSPLSSAINGAALRIDGGLVRSVF, encoded by the coding sequence ATGGAACTTAATTTAAAAGGAAAAACAGCGCTTGTTACGGGCTCAACGGAAGGGATCGGGAGAGCGATCGCCGAGGCATTGTCAAAGGAAGGCGTATCTGTACTGATCAACGGACGCAATGCGGACAAGGTGTCCAAAGTAGTGCAAGAAATAAAGGAATTGTATCCTAATGCAAATCCTCAGCCCGCCGCCGCTGATCTGGGGACGGAAAGCGGCTGTCAGGAGCTGATTAATCGGGGATTTGAAATCGATATCCTCGTCAATAACTTAGGGATTTTTAAGCCAGCGGAGTATTTCGAGATTCCGGATGAAGAATGGTTTAAGTTTTTTGAAGTGAATATTATGAGCGGAGTCCGGCTGACACGGCACTACCTTCAGCAAATGCTGCACAAAGATGAAGGAAGAGTCATCTTTATCGCCAGCGAAGCCGCCATTATGCCTTCACAGGAAATGGCGCACTACAGCGCGACCAAAACGATGCAGCTGTCGCTTTCCCGGAGCCTGGCCGAACTGACCACAGGCACCCGAGTGACTGTGAATACTGTTATGCCGGGTTCGACGCTTACCGAAGGGGTGGAGACGATGCTCAATTCTTTATATCCCAATGAAGGTCTTAGCATAGAAGAGGCTGAAACCAAATTTATGAAGGAAAATCGGCCGACCTCCATTATAGAGCGCCTGATCAGACCCGAAGAAATCGCTAACTTCGTGACCTTCCTGAGCAGTCCCTTGTCCTCGGCAATCAACGGTGCGGCATTGCGGATTGACGGGGGATTGGTGAGAAGTGTATTTTAA
- the nifB gene encoding nitrogenase cofactor biosynthesis protein NifB, translating to MEPALARHPCYNEEAHHHFARMHAAVAPRCNIQCHYCNPKFDCVNESRPGVVSKIITPQEAFDKVSQIAGSLPNLSVVGIAGPGDPLANPEATFDTFRLIAKAYPDIHLCLSTNGLMLPDYIDEICELGIRHVTVTLNAIDANIGSQIYAFVRYNGTLYKGKEAAALLMKRQLEGIKGLTERGVLCKVNSVIIPGVNDSHLSEVTREVKKLGAFSHNIMPLILSPGSRFQKDGFRAPTLEEITKVQHESSRIMPVMRHCRQCRADAVGLLGSDLSQNPEMLPPQKEYSAEQREKLQQDILSRMKQAGADAAAEWSEDEWSNAVRIAVATRGSNVINQHFGHAKEFLVYDVLESDIRLVGVRKVQAYCNGTADCSSGEEPSSPLAETLEMLKDCKMLLCSGIGKGPSERLRQAGIIPLIKKGNIDEQLLENARYMGYFKKA from the coding sequence ATGGAGCCGGCATTGGCGCGTCACCCTTGTTACAATGAAGAAGCCCATCATCATTTTGCCAGAATGCATGCTGCGGTTGCACCGCGATGTAACATTCAGTGTCATTATTGCAACCCCAAGTTTGATTGTGTTAATGAAAGCAGGCCGGGGGTCGTAAGTAAGATCATTACTCCACAGGAAGCCTTCGACAAGGTTAGTCAGATTGCGGGAAGCTTGCCGAATCTCTCTGTAGTTGGAATTGCAGGGCCGGGTGATCCTTTGGCGAATCCCGAGGCAACCTTCGATACCTTTCGGCTCATTGCCAAGGCTTACCCTGACATTCACTTATGCTTAAGCACGAACGGGCTGATGCTGCCGGATTATATTGATGAAATTTGTGAACTGGGTATCCGTCACGTAACGGTTACGCTCAACGCTATTGACGCGAATATCGGCAGCCAGATTTATGCTTTTGTAAGGTACAACGGAACCCTATATAAAGGCAAGGAAGCTGCGGCTTTATTAATGAAGCGGCAGCTGGAAGGGATTAAAGGGCTGACTGAAAGAGGGGTTCTGTGCAAGGTAAATTCCGTTATCATACCAGGCGTGAACGACTCGCATCTTTCAGAGGTTACCCGGGAAGTGAAGAAATTGGGGGCTTTTTCTCATAATATTATGCCGCTTATTTTGTCTCCGGGCAGCAGGTTTCAAAAGGATGGTTTCAGGGCGCCAACGTTGGAGGAAATCACCAAGGTACAGCACGAATCGTCTCGTATCATGCCGGTCATGCGTCATTGCAGGCAGTGCAGAGCAGACGCTGTCGGGCTGCTTGGCTCCGACCTCAGCCAGAATCCTGAAATGCTTCCTCCTCAAAAAGAATATTCGGCTGAGCAGCGCGAGAAGCTTCAACAAGACATTCTCTCAAGAATGAAACAGGCTGGAGCGGATGCAGCTGCGGAGTGGAGCGAAGATGAATGGAGCAATGCCGTACGCATTGCTGTTGCCACAAGAGGCTCCAATGTAATCAATCAGCATTTTGGGCATGCCAAGGAATTTCTCGTCTATGATGTTTTAGAAAGCGACATTCGGCTCGTGGGGGTGCGCAAGGTGCAGGCCTATTGCAATGGAACGGCGGATTGCAGTTCAGGCGAAGAACCGTCCTCACCGCTGGCGGAGACGCTCGAAATGCTCAAAGATTGCAAGATGCTGCTATGCTCGGGAATAGGGAAAGGTCCAAGCGAGAGGCTGCGGCAGGCGGGCATCATCCCTTTAATCAAAAAAGGGAATATTGACGAGCAGCTGCTCGAGAACGCGCGGTATATGGGCTATTTCAAGAAAGCTTGA
- a CDS encoding MFS transporter, giving the protein MNTEAQRSKLPLALIALLISAFAIGTTEFVIMGILPDVAGDLHVTLSAAGLLVTGYALGVAIGGPLVTICTSRLSRKSLLFSLMLIFVAGNLLAAVAPNYLILMLARVLASFSHGTFFGVGSIVATRLVPRDKQASAIAMMFAGLTLANILGVPFGTFIGQIWGWRSTFWVVTALGILSLIGIAFLVPRIQGDTLSGFRQEIRVLRSKQVMLALLMTILGFGGVFTAFTYIAPILTDITGFGARAVTPILLLFGVGMTIGNTVGGRLADWKLMPSITGMLALLTAVLAVFTLTSSYKIPAVLTVFVWGFASFTIVPAFQMRVLAKAQGSPSIASALNISSFNLANAGGAYLGGWVIDSGPGLSSLPWVAAAVTAAGLLVTLISWSLDQREAAPSMPAEHVQNL; this is encoded by the coding sequence ATAAACACAGAAGCTCAAAGAAGCAAGCTGCCTTTAGCGCTAATTGCGCTCCTGATCAGCGCGTTCGCCATTGGCACAACCGAGTTTGTCATCATGGGAATTCTACCGGACGTAGCTGGTGATTTGCATGTCACTTTAAGCGCGGCGGGATTACTGGTTACCGGATATGCGCTTGGTGTCGCCATCGGCGGTCCGTTGGTTACGATATGTACCAGCCGTCTGTCACGCAAGTCACTGCTGTTCAGTCTGATGCTTATCTTCGTCGCAGGAAATCTCCTGGCGGCAGTAGCGCCCAATTATCTTATTTTGATGCTTGCCCGCGTTCTAGCCTCCTTTTCACATGGCACATTCTTCGGGGTCGGTTCTATCGTTGCCACACGCCTCGTGCCCCGCGACAAACAAGCGAGCGCAATCGCCATGATGTTCGCAGGGCTTACACTCGCTAACATTCTCGGGGTCCCTTTCGGCACCTTCATCGGACAGATATGGGGGTGGCGCTCCACCTTCTGGGTTGTAACGGCTCTCGGCATCCTTTCCCTAATCGGGATTGCCTTTCTCGTTCCACGCATCCAGGGAGATACGCTTTCCGGATTTCGCCAAGAAATTCGCGTTCTTAGAAGCAAGCAGGTCATGCTGGCGCTGCTCATGACGATACTGGGATTTGGCGGAGTATTCACAGCCTTTACGTACATCGCTCCGATATTAACCGATATCACGGGATTTGGCGCTCGTGCGGTTACTCCGATCTTGCTCCTATTCGGCGTCGGCATGACGATCGGCAATACCGTCGGAGGCAGACTGGCGGATTGGAAGCTGATGCCGTCAATCACAGGAATGCTGGCGCTTTTGACCGCAGTTCTGGCAGTGTTTACGCTAACGAGCAGCTATAAAATCCCCGCTGTGCTCACGGTATTCGTCTGGGGATTTGCCTCTTTCACGATCGTTCCAGCTTTCCAAATGCGGGTACTGGCAAAAGCCCAAGGCTCTCCAAGCATCGCTTCCGCTCTGAATATCAGCTCATTTAATCTGGCCAATGCCGGAGGAGCTTACCTGGGGGGATGGGTGATCGACAGCGGCCCGGGGCTTAGCTCACTGCCATGGGTAGCTGCAGCCGTTACGGCCGCCGGGCTCTTGGTTACCTTAATCAGCTGGTCACTGGATCAGCGGGAGGCTGCTCCTTCAATGCCTGCTGAACATGTGCAGAACTTATGA